A stretch of the Mycolicibacterium celeriflavum genome encodes the following:
- the scpA gene encoding methylmalonyl-CoA mutase — protein MTATAGIGKDIGSFADVPLNGERGVEAPTEAAVAAHVEAAAAAHGYSVDQVDWVTPEGIDVKPVYIGADRDAAVAAGYPLDTFPGEPPFVRGPYPTMYVNQPWTIRQYAGFSTAAESNAFYRRNLAAGQKGLSVAFDLATHRGYDSDHPRVQGDVGMAGVAIDSILDMRQLFDGIDLSTVSVSMTMNGAVLPILALYVVAAEEQGVPPEKLAGTIQNDILKEFMVRNTYIYPPQASMRIISDIFGYTSTKMPKFNSISISGYHIQEAGATADLELAYTLADGVEYIKAGLDAGLDVDKFAPRLSFFWGIGMNFFMEIAKLRAGRLLWSELVAEFGSQSPKSRSLRTHSQTSGWSLTAQDPFNNVARTCIEAMAATQGHTQSLHTNALDEALALPTDFSARIARNTQLLLQQESGTTRPIDPWGGSYYVEWLTHQLATAARMHIGEVVEHGGMAQAISDGIPKLRIEEAAARTQARIDSGQQTVIGVNKYQVDEDHEIEVLKVENSRVRAEQIGKLERLRADRDEAAVDAALADLSRAAGTREPAGPDGLGNNLLALAINAARAKATVGEISDALERVYGRHVAEIRTIAGVYRDEMGGRGVSNITQATDLVQKFAEADGRQPRILIAKMGQDGHDRGQKVIATAFADIGFDVDVGSLFSTPDEVARQAADNDVHVVGVSSLAAGHLTLVPALREALAEVGRPDIMIVVGGVIPPGDFDELYAAGATAIFPPGTVIAEAAIGLLHKLAERLGYRLD, from the coding sequence GTGACCGCGACCGCGGGGATCGGAAAGGACATCGGCAGCTTCGCCGACGTGCCGTTGAACGGAGAGCGCGGCGTCGAGGCGCCGACCGAGGCCGCCGTCGCCGCCCACGTCGAAGCGGCCGCCGCCGCACACGGATACAGCGTCGACCAGGTGGACTGGGTGACGCCGGAGGGCATCGACGTCAAGCCGGTCTACATCGGCGCCGACCGCGACGCGGCGGTCGCCGCCGGCTATCCGCTCGACACCTTCCCGGGCGAACCGCCGTTCGTGCGGGGGCCGTACCCGACGATGTACGTCAACCAGCCGTGGACCATCCGGCAGTACGCGGGCTTCTCCACTGCCGCGGAGTCCAACGCCTTCTACCGGCGCAACCTCGCCGCCGGTCAGAAGGGCCTGTCGGTGGCGTTCGACCTGGCCACCCACCGCGGCTATGACTCCGACCATCCGCGGGTTCAGGGCGACGTCGGAATGGCCGGAGTAGCAATCGATTCCATCCTCGACATGCGCCAGCTGTTCGACGGCATAGACCTGTCGACGGTGTCGGTTTCGATGACGATGAACGGTGCGGTGCTGCCGATCCTCGCGCTGTATGTCGTCGCCGCCGAGGAGCAGGGGGTGCCGCCGGAGAAGCTGGCCGGAACCATCCAGAACGACATCCTCAAAGAGTTCATGGTCCGCAACACCTACATCTACCCGCCGCAGGCGTCGATGCGGATCATCTCCGACATCTTCGGCTACACCAGCACGAAGATGCCGAAGTTCAACTCCATTTCGATCTCCGGCTACCACATCCAGGAAGCCGGTGCCACAGCCGATCTCGAGCTGGCCTACACGCTCGCCGACGGTGTCGAGTACATCAAGGCGGGTCTCGACGCCGGGCTGGACGTCGACAAGTTCGCGCCGCGGCTGTCGTTCTTCTGGGGCATCGGCATGAACTTCTTCATGGAGATCGCCAAGCTGCGTGCCGGCCGGCTGCTGTGGAGCGAGTTGGTCGCCGAATTTGGAAGCCAGAGCCCGAAATCCAGGTCATTGCGTACCCATTCGCAGACGTCGGGTTGGTCGCTGACTGCACAGGACCCGTTCAACAACGTCGCGCGCACCTGCATCGAGGCGATGGCCGCGACGCAGGGACACACCCAGTCGCTGCACACCAACGCGCTCGACGAGGCGCTGGCGCTGCCGACCGACTTCTCGGCACGGATCGCGCGCAACACCCAGTTGCTGTTGCAGCAGGAGTCGGGCACCACCCGGCCGATCGATCCGTGGGGCGGTTCTTACTACGTCGAATGGCTGACCCACCAACTGGCCACCGCTGCGCGGATGCACATCGGCGAGGTCGTGGAGCACGGCGGTATGGCCCAGGCGATTTCCGACGGCATCCCGAAGCTGCGCATCGAGGAGGCGGCGGCGCGCACGCAGGCCCGTATCGACTCGGGGCAACAGACGGTGATCGGCGTCAACAAGTACCAGGTTGACGAGGACCACGAGATCGAAGTGCTCAAGGTCGAGAACAGCCGGGTGCGTGCCGAGCAGATCGGCAAGCTCGAGCGGCTGCGCGCCGACCGCGATGAGGCTGCTGTCGACGCGGCGCTCGCCGACCTGAGCCGGGCCGCGGGCACCCGCGAGCCGGCCGGTCCGGACGGACTCGGCAACAACCTGCTGGCGTTGGCCATCAACGCCGCGCGGGCCAAGGCCACCGTCGGCGAGATCTCCGATGCGCTGGAGCGGGTTTACGGGCGCCACGTCGCGGAGATCCGTACGATCGCCGGCGTCTACCGCGACGAGATGGGGGGTAGAGGGGTCAGCAACATCACTCAAGCAACCGACCTCGTGCAGAAGTTCGCCGAGGCCGACGGTCGCCAGCCCCGCATCCTCATCGCGAAGATGGGCCAGGACGGTCACGACCGCGGGCAGAAGGTGATCGCAACTGCGTTCGCCGATATCGGCTTCGACGTCGATGTCGGCTCGCTCTTCTCCACGCCGGATGAGGTCGCGCGCCAAGCTGCCGACAACGACGTCCATGTCGTCGGTGTCTCGTCGCTTGCGGCCGGGCACCTGACCCTGGTGCCCGCGCTGCGCGAAGCGCTCGCCGAGGTCGGCAGGCCCGACATCATGATCGTCGTCGGCGGTGTCATCCCGCCGGGTGACTTCGACGAGCTCTACGCCGCGGGAGCGACAGCGATCTTCCCGCCCGGCACGGTGATCGCCGAAGCCGCAATCGGCCTGCTGCACAAGCTCGCCGAGCGACTCGGCTACCGCCTCGACTAG
- a CDS encoding SPFH domain-containing protein yields the protein MEGAVAGLILVGVLVVFAAIIVAKSIALIPQAEAAVIERLGRYSKTVSGQLTLLLPFIDRIRARVDLRERVVSFPPQPVITEDNLTVNIDTVVYFQVTNPQAAVYQISNYIVGVEQLTTTTLRNVVGGMTLEQTLTSRDSINGQLRGVLDEATGRWGLRVARVELRSIDPPPSIQDSMEKQMRADREKRAMILTAEGSREAAIKQAEGQKQAQILAAEGAKQAAILAAEADRQSRMLRAQGERAAAYLQAQGQAKAIEKTFAAIKAGRPTPEMLAYQYLQTLPQMAKGEANKVWLVPSDFGSALQGFTKLLGAPGEDGVFRYTPSPVDDTPPKSDDDEVADWFNTETDPEIARAVAKAEAEARTSVDGPAPIDAPPRYPPLSQQQPPVSDYPPPSRGDGGGGAHSL from the coding sequence ATGGAAGGTGCCGTCGCAGGCTTGATCCTCGTGGGCGTGCTGGTGGTGTTCGCCGCCATCATCGTCGCGAAGTCGATCGCGCTGATACCCCAGGCAGAGGCCGCGGTCATCGAGCGGCTCGGCCGCTACAGCAAGACCGTGTCGGGTCAGCTGACGCTGCTGCTGCCGTTCATCGACAGGATCCGCGCGCGGGTCGACCTGCGCGAGCGGGTGGTGTCGTTCCCGCCGCAGCCGGTGATCACCGAGGACAACCTGACCGTCAACATCGACACCGTCGTCTACTTCCAGGTGACCAATCCGCAGGCGGCCGTCTATCAGATCAGCAACTACATCGTCGGCGTCGAACAGCTGACCACCACCACGCTGCGCAACGTGGTCGGCGGCATGACGCTCGAGCAGACGCTGACCTCGCGCGACTCGATCAACGGGCAGTTGCGCGGCGTGCTCGACGAGGCCACCGGCCGGTGGGGACTGCGGGTGGCCCGTGTCGAACTGCGCAGCATCGACCCGCCGCCGTCGATCCAGGACTCGATGGAAAAGCAGATGCGCGCGGATCGCGAGAAGCGCGCGATGATCCTCACCGCGGAAGGTAGCCGGGAGGCGGCGATCAAACAGGCCGAGGGTCAGAAGCAGGCGCAGATCCTGGCCGCCGAGGGCGCCAAGCAGGCGGCGATCCTGGCCGCCGAGGCCGACCGGCAGTCGCGGATGCTGCGTGCGCAAGGCGAACGCGCCGCCGCCTACCTGCAGGCGCAGGGGCAGGCCAAGGCCATCGAGAAGACGTTCGCGGCGATCAAGGCGGGCCGGCCCACCCCGGAGATGTTGGCCTACCAGTACTTGCAGACCCTGCCGCAGATGGCCAAGGGCGAGGCGAACAAGGTGTGGCTGGTGCCCAGCGACTTCGGTTCTGCGCTACAGGGTTTCACCAAGCTGCTCGGTGCGCCCGGCGAGGACGGCGTGTTCCGCTACACGCCGTCTCCGGTCGACGACACACCGCCGAAGAGCGACGACGACGAGGTCGCCGACTGGTTCAACACCGAGACCGATCCGGAGATTGCACGGGCGGTGGCCAAGGCCGAGGCGGAGGCTCGCACGTCGGTGGACGGTCCTGCGCCGATCGACGCACCGCCGCGGTATCCGCCGCTGAGCCAGCAGCAGCCGCCGGTCTCGGATTACCCGCCACCAAGCCGTGGCGATGGTGGCGGCGGCGCGCACTCGCTGTAG
- a CDS encoding ferrochelatase, translating to MGRSADSAFDAVLLLSFGGPERPDDVMPFLENVTRGRGIPRERLAAVAEHYLHFGGVSPINGINRAVIERLRAHTDVPVYFGNRNWAPYVEDAVTAMRDDGVRRAAVFATSAWGGYSSCTQYVEDIARGRRAAGDAAPQLIKLRQYFDHPLFVQVFADAVTAAARTVPDGARLVFTAHSIPLAARSRCGTNLYERQVAYASKLVAAAAGYREHDQVWQSRSGPPQVPWLEPDVADHLSALAQRGTKAVVICPIGFVADHIEVVWDLDHELRLQAQEAGVAFARAATPNADLALVAADLLAELRDGRAPTRVPGADPPPLQGYSVDGVVCTPACAG from the coding sequence ATGGGCCGCTCCGCCGACTCGGCTTTTGATGCCGTGCTGCTGCTTTCGTTCGGTGGTCCGGAACGCCCCGACGACGTGATGCCGTTCTTGGAGAACGTCACCCGGGGTCGGGGAATTCCACGGGAGCGGCTGGCCGCCGTGGCCGAGCATTATCTGCACTTCGGCGGCGTCTCGCCGATCAACGGCATCAACCGAGCGGTGATCGAGCGGTTGCGCGCCCACACCGACGTGCCGGTGTACTTCGGCAACCGCAACTGGGCGCCCTATGTCGAGGATGCCGTCACCGCCATGCGTGACGATGGGGTGCGCCGCGCAGCGGTGTTCGCGACCTCGGCGTGGGGCGGCTACTCGAGCTGCACGCAGTACGTCGAGGACATCGCGAGGGGACGGCGGGCGGCGGGCGACGCGGCGCCCCAGCTGATCAAGCTGCGCCAGTACTTCGACCATCCGCTGTTCGTGCAGGTGTTCGCCGATGCGGTCACCGCCGCCGCGCGGACGGTGCCCGACGGCGCCCGCCTGGTGTTCACCGCCCACTCGATTCCGCTCGCGGCCCGGTCCCGTTGCGGCACAAACCTTTACGAGCGCCAGGTGGCCTACGCGTCGAAGCTCGTCGCAGCCGCGGCAGGCTACCGGGAACACGACCAGGTGTGGCAGTCACGTTCGGGTCCGCCGCAGGTGCCATGGCTGGAACCCGATGTGGCCGACCATCTGTCGGCGCTCGCCCAGCGCGGAACCAAGGCCGTCGTCATCTGCCCCATCGGTTTCGTCGCCGACCACATCGAGGTGGTCTGGGACCTCGACCACGAGCTTCGGCTGCAGGCCCAGGAAGCCGGCGTGGCGTTCGCCCGAGCCGCGACACCCAACGCCGACCTCGCCCTGGTGGCCGCAGATCTGCTCGCCGAGTTGCGGGACGGCCGCGCCCCGACACGAGTGCCGGGCGCCGATCCGCCACCGCTGCAGGGTTACTCGGTGGACGGTGTGGTGTGCACGCCGGCCTGCGCCGGCTAG
- a CDS encoding NfeD family protein encodes MPAALIWLIAALALAGAEALTGDLFLLMLGGGALAAAGSSLIFDDLWVHGAVFAVVSVLLLVLVRPALRRHFQAGTGLPDPAKALEGKSALVLDRVARHEGQVKLDGEVWTARPYNENDVYEPGEHVTVVHIDGATAVVQKVM; translated from the coding sequence ATGCCTGCAGCGCTGATCTGGTTGATCGCCGCGCTGGCGTTGGCCGGGGCCGAAGCCCTGACCGGCGACCTGTTTCTGCTCATGCTCGGCGGCGGTGCGCTGGCAGCGGCCGGATCGAGCCTGATCTTCGACGACCTGTGGGTCCACGGCGCCGTCTTCGCGGTGGTGTCCGTCCTGCTGCTGGTGCTGGTGCGCCCGGCGCTGCGCAGGCACTTCCAGGCCGGCACCGGCCTGCCCGATCCGGCGAAGGCGCTGGAGGGCAAGAGCGCGCTGGTGCTCGATCGGGTCGCCCGCCACGAGGGACAGGTCAAGCTCGACGGCGAGGTATGGACCGCGCGGCCCTACAACGAGAACGATGTCTACGAGCCGGGCGAGCACGTGACTGTCGTGCACATCGACGGCGCCACCGCCGTCGTGCAGAAAGTCATGTAG
- a CDS encoding TVP38/TMEM64 family protein translates to MNSVVSTLRAVRGAVVATLSGVSRVRLAGSLAGIVILVAVALLVPLPTAVELRDWATSVGPWFPLAFLAAHILVTVFPFPRTAFTLAAGLLFGPVLGIPLAVTSATVSAVLALLLVRAVGLQLNRLVPHPRVQSLDARLGERGWPTVLSMRLIPAVPFSVLNYAAGASSVRVLPYSLATLAGLLPGTAAVVILGDALTGNVSPLLVLISLCTAGLGVAGLVYEIRVHRRHHRDRTAEADQPLRVTR, encoded by the coding sequence GTGAACTCCGTCGTCAGCACCCTGCGCGCGGTCCGCGGCGCGGTGGTCGCGACGCTTTCCGGCGTCTCGCGCGTGCGTCTGGCGGGCTCACTGGCGGGCATTGTGATTCTCGTCGCAGTCGCGTTGCTGGTTCCACTGCCGACGGCCGTCGAGCTGCGCGACTGGGCGACCTCTGTCGGGCCGTGGTTCCCGTTGGCATTCCTGGCCGCCCACATCTTGGTGACGGTGTTCCCGTTCCCGCGCACTGCCTTCACGCTTGCCGCGGGCCTGTTGTTCGGCCCGGTGCTCGGCATCCCGCTGGCCGTGACGTCCGCCACGGTCAGCGCGGTGCTGGCGCTGCTGCTGGTGCGCGCTGTCGGCCTGCAACTGAACCGGTTGGTGCCCCACCCCCGGGTCCAGTCGCTGGACGCGCGGCTGGGTGAACGCGGCTGGCCGACCGTGCTCTCGATGCGGCTGATTCCCGCCGTGCCGTTCTCCGTGCTCAACTACGCCGCGGGGGCGTCGTCGGTGCGTGTGCTGCCGTACTCGCTGGCCACCCTCGCGGGGCTGCTGCCCGGCACCGCGGCCGTGGTCATCCTCGGCGACGCGCTCACCGGCAACGTCAGCCCGCTGCTGGTGCTGATTTCGCTGTGCACCGCCGGTTTGGGCGTTGCGGGCCTGGTCTATGAGATCCGCGTGCACCGTCGTCATCACCGCGACCGGACCGCGGAAGCCGATCAGCCGTTACGCGTGACGAGGTAG
- the mutA gene encoding methylmalonyl-CoA mutase small subunit, which produces MIVQKPTAVEADRERWRSAVAGVLAKSTRRDPADLPAEPERLLDSPTYDGFAIRPLYTSLDALPEPPLPGQWPFVRGGDALRDVKTGWKVAEAFPANGSGSVSEHNGAVLLGLTEGVSALVIRVGASAGVPATELDRLFDGVYLDLVPVLFEIAGPDYVPAADAVLGLLSDFDADQRSRLSVDFGADPLTAPLSGRQTADVGDVVATAAKLGAYGGHVRAITVDGPAFHNLGANASWELAGMVAAGVSYLRLLGNSGMAVPDALRQLSFRIAAADDQFMTIAKLRAARRLWARVAEVVGAPEHGSATLHAVTSLPMMTKRDSWVNMLRTTLAAFSAGIGGADTVQVHPFDVAIAGGFPGTAPSFARRIARNTQLLLLEESHLGRVLDPAAGSWHVEDLTEQLAAQAWKHFQDIESRGGFADAADYIAGQITDVAAGRADDIAHRRTALTGVNEFPDIAEPALPQGDPLSGVQRYAAGFEALRDRSDAFLEKTGARPQVLLLPLGPLAEHNIRTTFATNLLASGGIEAVTETENGTPAIAVICGTDARYAAEASAAVDSARAAGVSQVLLAGPEKAVAQADSKPDGYLTAKIDAVGTLSDLLTRLGA; this is translated from the coding sequence ATGATCGTGCAGAAACCCACTGCGGTCGAGGCCGATCGGGAGCGTTGGCGCTCAGCGGTTGCCGGGGTGCTGGCAAAGAGCACCCGTCGGGATCCCGCCGATCTGCCCGCCGAACCCGAGCGCCTGCTGGATTCGCCGACCTACGACGGCTTCGCGATCCGTCCGCTCTACACCAGCCTGGACGCGCTGCCCGAGCCGCCGTTGCCCGGCCAGTGGCCGTTCGTGCGCGGTGGCGACGCGCTGCGCGACGTCAAGACCGGGTGGAAGGTGGCAGAGGCGTTCCCGGCGAACGGTTCCGGCAGCGTGAGCGAACACAACGGGGCCGTATTGCTCGGCCTGACCGAAGGCGTCAGCGCACTCGTCATCCGCGTCGGCGCTTCCGCAGGAGTGCCGGCGACCGAACTGGACCGGCTGTTCGACGGCGTCTACCTCGATCTCGTTCCGGTGCTCTTCGAGATCGCCGGGCCGGATTACGTTCCCGCTGCCGACGCGGTGCTCGGCTTGCTGAGCGATTTCGACGCGGACCAGCGGTCCCGGCTGTCGGTCGACTTCGGCGCCGACCCGCTGACCGCCCCGTTGTCCGGGCGGCAGACGGCCGACGTCGGCGATGTGGTGGCGACCGCGGCGAAGCTGGGTGCCTACGGCGGTCACGTTCGAGCCATCACCGTCGACGGTCCCGCATTCCACAACCTCGGCGCCAACGCATCCTGGGAGCTGGCGGGCATGGTCGCCGCCGGGGTCAGCTACCTGCGGCTGCTGGGCAACAGCGGCATGGCGGTTCCGGATGCCCTGCGCCAGCTCAGCTTCCGCATCGCCGCTGCCGACGACCAGTTCATGACGATCGCGAAGCTGCGGGCCGCGCGCCGGCTGTGGGCCCGGGTGGCCGAGGTGGTGGGGGCGCCCGAGCACGGGTCCGCCACCCTGCACGCCGTGACTTCGCTGCCGATGATGACCAAGCGCGATTCCTGGGTGAACATGCTGCGCACCACGTTGGCCGCGTTCTCGGCGGGCATCGGCGGCGCGGACACCGTCCAGGTGCACCCGTTCGACGTCGCGATCGCCGGGGGCTTCCCCGGGACCGCCCCCAGCTTTGCGCGCCGGATCGCCCGCAACACCCAGCTGCTGCTGCTCGAGGAGTCGCATCTGGGCCGCGTGCTGGACCCCGCGGCGGGTTCCTGGCACGTCGAAGACCTCACCGAGCAGCTCGCCGCGCAGGCCTGGAAGCACTTCCAGGACATCGAGTCCCGCGGCGGTTTCGCCGACGCCGCCGACTACATCGCCGGTCAGATCACCGACGTCGCGGCCGGCCGAGCCGACGACATCGCCCACCGGCGCACCGCGCTCACGGGCGTGAACGAGTTCCCCGACATCGCCGAACCTGCGCTACCGCAAGGCGATCCGCTGTCCGGGGTGCAGCGCTACGCGGCCGGCTTCGAGGCGCTGCGGGACCGCTCGGACGCCTTCCTGGAGAAGACCGGGGCCAGGCCGCAGGTGCTGCTGCTGCCGCTCGGTCCGCTCGCCGAGCACAACATCCGGACCACGTTCGCGACGAACCTGCTGGCGTCGGGAGGCATCGAGGCGGTGACCGAGACAGAAAACGGCACACCCGCGATCGCGGTGATCTGCGGCACCGACGCGCGCTACGCGGCGGAAGCCTCCGCCGCCGTCGACTCCGCCCGTGCGGCCGGCGTCTCACAGGTCCTGCTTGCCGGACCGGAGAAAGCTGTGGCACAAGCGGATTCGAAACCGGACGGCTATTTGACCGCGAAAATCGATGCGGTCGGCACATTGTCGGACCTGCTCACCAGATTGGGGGCCTGA